CGCTGATCACAGTACACACACGAATGGGAGCGGAAGGTGATTTTTCTGCAGAATGTGATTCTGCAAGTACAGGGGAGAGGCATACGGGCAGGATGCCGAGAAATAACAGGAGCAGGTGAATAAGAGAGCGGCGATGCATGAGAGAAGCAGGCCTCCGTTAACAGAGGAACATTTTTCGGAAGAAAACAGGTGTGCCCTACGATCCTGTTTACCCTGTCGCGTGTCAGACTTCAACAGAGACGTGAAATTGACGGAAAGTTAAGCAGGTTTTTGGCTTTCAAGTCTCAATGCTTTGACAGCCTTACAGGTCTCCAGTAAGCTATCAGCCATTCACCTCACGAACATTTCAAGGCGGGAAATCAGTTCAATCCGCATTGGGACGATGTGTGATAAATATCAACCAGAAAACAACTTGGGGCCGTAGCTCAATCGGTTAGAGCAGCAAACTCATAATTTGTTGGTTACAGGTTCGAGTCCTGTCGGCCCTATTTACGCAATTCGCACTCTCTCGCATCTCCTCGCAAGCCTCTGATTCACAATGACTTACATCATTCTCTGCTTTTTCGGTTTGCGAGCCTAATCTAGTGTAAACAGCACTGTACTGCACCGGATTCTGCACCGCTTTTTCGAAGTCCGATTCCCTTACCTGCAAATAACTTTGCAACGCTACATTGGGGGAATTTCCCAGCCAGGCGACCACTGTTTGGATCGGGAGGCTTTCCGTCAATTCGGTCTCTCTACTTGAGCGTAGGTTCTGAAATGGCTTAGGCCATGGAACGAGACCAGCCCGCTTAATGATCTTGTGAAACGTCGTTCTCAGGTTCTCGCTTCTGATCCGGTGCTTTGCAATCACATATTCTGAGGGAGTCTCATCTAAAGAGAAGAAGCATTGATCAAGGTACGGTCTGAGTTCAGGGAAGCTGGCTTTCGGGGATCAGCCTAGCCGCGTGTTATTTGTCTTACAAAACCTGTTTAAGCTGTGTTGTCATCTGAAAGGTGATTCATCAATGATTTGGATTCTGCATATCTGAAAGCAGTTTTTCTGTAATCTCTTCTTGCTTCCAATCTTCTTTGGCTGGCCTAAAAAAGATGCTTTTGAACTCCCCTCCTCTGAAATTCATATAAAATATTAGATTCCAGCATTGATCATCCATCGACTTAAAATTCAGTGTGCACTGATATTCGCCGTTCAATTCTCCCTTAGTCCAAAAACTCAAGATACCTTGATTACCCTCTCCTGTCATTTTGTGAAACCGAGGGGTTTCGAAAAATATCTCCTCGCCATAACGCATGAAGATAGCGTCTTTTATGTCCCTCCCTGCATTCTCATATTTCCAATACCACAGCACCGTGTCTCCAGCTCGCTTTTGTTCTGTGATCTCTTTCTGAATAAAATGAGGTAGCATTGATTTGCGGTATTCCGCCTGCTCTATTCTTGAGTTGACTTTCAGTATTTGTAACTGCTCATCCATAATACCGCAGTTCTTCTGGTGTGCTTCACGCGTGAGCTTTAGTTCCTCCCTGGTATCCTGCAGCTCTTTCCGCTGCAGTGACAATTCATGTCTCTATAGCAAGATCGTGTAAATGATCCCAGCGAAAGCCAGCCCTGAGAACAGGGTGTTAACCGCACCGAACATATCACCGAATCTGGCCCGCTCTTCTGTGCTGTCGATATACGATATTCCCTGCCACATTACCAAGAATATGAACAACACGAAGTTAAGTAGTAAAAAAAAGATTCCCCAGCTTAGGCGTTTGTCTTCAAACAGGAACTCATGCCAAGGCTTGACCTCTTTTTTAACTCGACGCTCTCTGGCGTCTGGATCATCCTGATCTATTTCTACCGGCTCATTCACGATACATCCCCGCAGAGCTGAATTCGCAGATTTTCGATTACCTCAATACCTCTTGGCATCGTCTCCAGTCGCTTCAGATGCCCTTTCTGCTCCAGTGCTTTCAGATGGTCGGCAACGCCGTTGGTGGAACGGATACCGAAAGCAGAGGCGATTTCTCGGACTGTGGGTGAGAATCCCGTTTTGGCGCGATAGACACGAATAAAACTCAATATGGTTTGTTGTTTTGCCGTTAATCGTTTCATTGGATTGTCTCTTCTGAAAGGAAAAGATCTGGAGCTGCGAAACTGCAGACCGAGTTCAAATTCTGCCAGACTCCCTGCAGCAGTGCCAGCTTTAAAAGTCGTCATAAGTGCGATTTCCTTAAGGGGGACAGGCAGGGGGAGTCCCCTGACATATTGCACAACTACTTATATAGTTGCAGTGATACTCGTAATTTATTGGACATAGCATCTTATATTCGGGAAGATGGCAACTGCAAACTTGGTGCAAAAAACGTGATACTGAAGAAGTTCAAAATACAAGTTTTTTTTCAGCAACTGCTAAAAAACTACAGATTATCGTGAGGCATAACCAACTAAGTAAACAGGAATATTCACAAGCCTGAAAGGGAATAGGATGAAAAAGTTTTTGTTGGCAGCAGTTTTGGTGGTATTAGCCTCTGGGACAAGTTATGGACAGATTCGGGGTGTTCAGGCGGGTAGTGCTGATGCTTTGCAGAGATTGGCTGAACATAGGGCATTGATGAATGCTCAAAGACAAGTATCTGGTCAATTATCTGTTTCTGGTTTGAAAGTAGGTGCGAAGGGAGTGCCAACTTTTATAGATGCTAAAGTGATGCAAGTCATTGATGAAAAAAATATGTTAGTTGGTATCGAAGATTCACGAGTGGGCAAGGGACGGTATTCGACATGGGTTATGTTAAAATGTCCAACCCAAGGAATTACAGATGGTCAGTTTTGGAGAGGCGGCGGCTGGAAAGATGTAGCAGGTTCAAGTGCCCTTAGTGTTACCGGTACGACTACATACGTGACAGCTATTGGTGCCACAAAAACAGTGCTTGTTCTCGAACCAATGAGCAAAGAAGAAGCAGATAAACTTGCTGCAGAGGAAGCATTGTATCGAAATTGGAGAATTGGAAAAAATGTACTATCAGGTAAGTTTATTGAGCACAAAGGTGGGGATGTTTATATTCAAGAACGGGGAAAAGATAAACCACAAAAAGTCCGATTCAGTGAGCTTAGCATACCTGATCGAAAATGGGTTCGATCTGAATCGAAACGTCGTAGGATAATTTCACTCAAGAAAAACACCGATAAGAAGTCAGAAAGTGGCCAGAGTAATTCAGAGACACCTGATACCGTCTTATTAAATTGGCATAATGACACTTACAAGGTTACTGTTCGACAAACTGGTAAAGATTCCTGGGAAGAGGTTCAGGACGCTACAGGTAAGGTTGTATGGAAATACTCAGAAAAATCCAGAAATAAAGAATTTGTCGAATTGTATTGCCCCAAACGCAAATATGAGGTTCGCCTGCTCAACAAACGCATGGAGTTAAAAAAAGATGGCAAATGGATATGGGTTGCTGACGGGCATTGGGAATCCAAAGAATAAAAGCTGATTTGAAATGCAAGCTAAAAGGACGCCATTGGAATAAACTGCACCGGATTATGCACCGCATTGATTTTAAGAATCTTGTAAATTACTATCTCTGCTGTGGTTGGGCGAAACACACTGAGTCCTGTCGGCCCTGTTTTTATTGCTCTGTTTCAGTAGGTCACTTTTATGCCCTTTGTGGGGAGCTGAGATTCGATGCTTCAGTGCATTTGTGGTTGTCAGGTCTCTGGTAATCCGAGATAATTGGCTTGCATGAAAAAGACTACAGGCGGGGACTGATGGAAACGGAAGCCGACATCGCGTGAAGGTTGTGTCAATCTGGGTTGTGATTCAAGTCTGGAATGATTTCTGGCTGAATCCAACTGAGAACTGCCGGCTGGGGGGGTAAACGCCAGTTTCCTTCACGAGGATGATTGAAATGGGTAAACAAGGGATTGTTGTTCTAGGAGCTGGACTTCAGGGGACTTGTGTGGCCTTGTCGCTTGCACATCGGGGGTATGCGGTCACGCTGATTGAGTCTCATCCAGCACCATTGCGTGCAGCCAGTTTACGCAACGAAGGCAAGATTCATTTGGGGTTTGTGTACGCACTTGACCACAGTGGTGCGACGCAACGCAAGATGCTGGAAGCAGCCCTCTGCTTTTCACCCCTGCTCGATCGATGGTGCGGCGCGCTGCCATGCTGAAAGCGGAGCACAAAACTCAACGTGCTGTAGCACAGTGTATTCGGCGGTCTCGCTGGGGGCCACGCAGCTTTTCTAAGTTGCAGTTTCTGGTGAGCATGTTACCAGTAACGGTTCCATGACTCGCATACCACTATTCCCATAATTCTCCAGGCGTTGTCTGATGTGCCTGTTTACGATGTGGTGAGAGGAAACAAGAATCGCACCATCGGATGCGACGACATGTTCTTTGAATATCATGCCGTCAACCAGCTCTTTAATCGTGACTTGCTGGGTTGTTTCACCGTTCGATGCGATGATGACTCGCTCCAGTTCATCGACAATAAAAGGAGCAAAGACTTCCTCTTGCCTGCGCAAGTGCTCGAAGGGTAAATGGTTTGATGAATGGGCGTGTTCGAGTTTTTTGTATTCCTGCACTGTTCTGATCAGGTTTGCGGCAAGGGAAAGCGGCTCGTTTTGAATACTGTCTATCTGGAGCGACAGCAGGTCACTCTCGTTATCGAATCGCTCGATAATTGTGGAAACGGTCTCTAATTCGGGGATCTGATTTATGATTGCTGCGATGGCTTCGTGTTCCCGATCATCATTTGCGGAAATAAAATCACGGGTTTCTATCAGTGTTGCCGCAGATTCATAGTGTGTGATGTGCTGGGGACTCAGCCCTGGCGCTAACTGACTTACTAACTGAATGACATGTGCTGAGCGGGGACTGGCAGAGCTGACCAGTTTATTTAGCAGAACGATGTATTCGCGATCTGATGTGGTGGTTTGTTTCCGCTGTGATGCAATCAGAATGACCAGCGACAGCAAACCTGCGATTTCTTTGAACAATGCCAGGTGCGTTTTAGAATAGGCATTCGTTTCGGTGCTCGAAAAGAACAGGAACCCAATCCCGTGCCCTTCGACCGTCAGTGGAAATGTGAAAGAAGACCGAATTCCTTCATTCACAATCAAACGCGTTGAGACGGAGTGGGGGTGTTTTTGCAGATACTCTTCAAGGTCATTCAGAATTCTGGGGCGTCTTTGTTCCAACACAAATTGAAGTGAAGACCCTTTGAGTGGGGCACTAAAATTTTTGCCGAGGATGACTTTCGTCTCGGAACGGCACCAGCGTGCGACGACTCGTTCTCCTGATTCATCGATCAAAGCGCATCCGATGCGATTAAATGGCAAAATCGAGTTGAAATTCTCGTAAACCGAATTCAATACGCTATCCAGCGTTGCCCCTTGTGTGACTTGCTGCATCAAACCGGAAAATAAGTTGGCGTGCATATCGTTCGCAGGTTCAGCGGTATTACTTTTTTGTTCGAGTTCTGTCATGATTACGTTTATCTACTTCCAACCTCGAATCAGGAAAAATAGTTTCCCACTTCGGAATGCGTTTGTATCGCTCGTCTGGCATCTGCTTGTTCTCAGGAATATTGAGAACGTTCTTTGTACGGAATAACAAAGTATAGGTTGCGTACTTGCAACATGGGTGAGGTAAATTACTGAAAACGTAGGGGGTTTCACTGCTATTGCAGGGTGAGTAAAGGTGAGAATCTCTATAACAGGGACAATCGATTTCATTGTTATGTCATACGCATTGATGGGTCTTTCAGGGCAGGTCTCTTTGCTATAGCAACCCCGTTTCGGATTCGTGATTCCTTTTTGAATTCAACGGATTAAACTATATTGAGTAGGTTTCTATCGTTCCGGGGTTGATCAAATGTCAGATGAAAAACGCTTCAAATTGAGTCGGTTACTTGGCTATATAATACTGTTTTTTCTGGTTGCTTATGTGTTGAGCATTGGTCCGGTTGTCGGCTCCCTCCAGACGCCGCAAGGCACACCTCTCCAGTATGTGCCTCTGCTTACTGCCGTTTACGGCCCGCTGGTCTGGGTCATCGATCGGGTTCCGTTCCTTGAAAAAGTGGTCCAGCGCTACATTGAATTTTGCAGCCCTGATTTTGAACATGCTCCGGCTCCATAAACTTGCTCGTTAGGATGTTCGACTGAGGTGTTATAGACCAGTGCTCCTTTTACAGATGCCGTTGGTACTTTTTCTGTCTTCTACATTCTGGTACAGTTTGAAGATCTTCATTCACGGCGTTACTAAAGGAGTTCGTTCATGCATACCGTTGGATTCTATCTACGAGTGATTCCGATCGCATTGGTGTTGTGCGCTTCAGTGCTCGCAGCAGAATCGACCGTTGTCAAACAGGAAGCAAAGTTACTTGAACAACGGCCTATCGAGCAAGGAGCCGTCTCGCAGGGAATGGCGCTGACCGATCAACATTACTTCTCCTCGAACAGCCACTCTATTTGTCGTTATGACAAGAACTGGAAGCTGCTGGAAGAAAAGCAAATTCAGATTGAGGGTGTCAATCATGTGGGAGCGATCGATTATCACGACGGCCACCTTTGGGCCGGGTTATTGCACGGACCGTCGAAAGGGAAGTACGACAAGAAACTCGATCGCGGCGTGATCGCTAAGATTCGTACCAGTGATTTGTCGATCGTGAAAACATGGGACATCTCTGACGAATTAACCTGGATCGATCCGGTCTGTTTTGACGGCAAATTTCTCTGGGTTGGCGATCTGCGGGACCTGGGCATTCACCGTTACAAAATATCCGGAGACAAGCTGGTTCGCGTGGGCACGTTCCGCTACCCTAAAGAGATGCATTTTTCACAAGGTGTGCGGGTCGTCGGCAACAAGCTCTATACGATTCACACATTCGGAAGTATGGACGGTTTGTTTGAATTTGACATTCCTGACGAACTGACAGACGCTGTGAACCATCCAACCCGCGTTTGGCCGATCCAGGAAACGAAAATGCATCTGGAAGGGTTTGATTTTCTGCCGAGCGTGCCTAACCAGATCTGGCACGCTCAAGGCAAACAAGTGGATCGATATGAGCTAAAGGGACTTCTCCCATGACAGTTACTTCGAGTTCATTTTCAGTTTAACTGGTAAACGATTGTTAAAACTGGCCTGCGAAACTCGTCAAACGCAGGACAGGCACCGAAATCAAAGCTTCCCGGAATCCTTGATCGATCAATCGCTGGTTAAGACGGGCTCAAGAAGATTTGAAATCGAAATAAAATTCTCACGGCAGTGCACTATGCGGCGAGCTCCATGCAGCTTATCTTCAATTCCAGCCTTACTCTTTCTCCACCGGCTTCGATTCCAGTACTTCGTTTTTTTCGGGGTCGTAGGTGACGATGTATTTGATTTCGTCACAGTCGACATTGTAGCGGATGGTTTTTGCGTCTGCGGGGCTTTCCATTCGTTCGAGGCCACACTTTTCGCATTCCAGCTTAGCTTTGATTGTTTCCAGCGCTGCAGAGTTGACTTTCATGTTTTCCGGGACGGGGAGATCTGTTGTGCTCAGGTCGACGGCGGAGGCTTCGCCGAGTTCAACGGCGGAATCGGCTTCGGCCTGCTTGACTTCTTTTTCCGCAGCTTTTTCAGCCGCTTTATCGGCGCAACCGGCGATCAGGATAGTGAAGAGTAATACGTATCTCATGTTGGTCAGTCTCCTTACTGTCTGGATTGGTATCGGGAATACGAGAGTCGCAGAACTTCATAGATGCAGGTTATACAAAACTGGTGTGTCCTGCGAGACTGATCTTACGATTTTGGCGTGCATCTCGTGATATGTATAAACGTCAAAACCCAAAAAATCAGACTGAGTTTTTAGTTGGTAGCCCTCTCTCCGGTTTTAATAGCGGTTCATTCGGATGCTTAAACTAAGATTCACTAACAGGTTTATAGCGGTTTTCGGGATGATTTCAGGATTTTTCGGACGTCAATTGGTCCTGATTTCTACGAGAAAAATAGAAGAACGAGAAGCGAATGTCGAACGTAATCGAATTGAATAATATTGATGAGCTGAAAGACTATCGAGCTGACTGGAATCGGTTATTAGCGGTCAGTCCCGGAGGAAGTTTTTTTCAGTCTCCGGACTGGTTAGAAGTTTACTGGCGCCATTTTTCTGAGAAACAATACCTGCGTGTCTTTGTGGTTCGCAATGCGGATGAAATCACAGGTGTGGTGCCGTTGTGCGTGAGACGGATTACTACGAAATTTGGTCCGTGTTCCATTCTGACTTTTCCGTTTGATGACTGGGGGAGCGTCTATGGTCCGATTTCAGCCGATCCCGAAGCCACTCTGACCACGGTCCTGGATGACGTATTACAGTCCCGGCGTGACTGGGATCTGATTGATCTGCGGTGTGTGGACCGCGACCATTTTGACGGCGGTGCTACGGAGCGGGCTTTCCAGTCGTTGCAGATGCCGTTTGAAATTTTCCCTTGGAATGAGACGATGTACATCAATCTGGATCAGACGTGGGAGAATTATCTCGCGACGCGACCGCGCAAGGCCCGTCAGACCTACCTGCGAGCCGAGCGAAAAGTGGCGGAAGATGGCGAAATCGAGTTTTTACGTTATCGGCCAAAAGGTGAGGCATATGGTGATGCAGATCCCCGCTGGGATTTATATGAGCAGTGTCTCCAGGTCGCGGGCAACAGCTGGCAGGCTGCTTCCACAGACGGTACGACGCTGACACATGAAAAAGTGGCCGGGTTCTTTCGAGATTCC
This window of the Gimesia fumaroli genome carries:
- a CDS encoding FAD-dependent oxidoreductase; translated protein: MGKQGIVVLGAGLQGTCVALSLAHRGYAVTLIESHPAPLRAASLRNEGKIHLGFVYALDHSGATQRKMLEAALCFSPLLDRWCGALPC
- a CDS encoding LexA family protein; amino-acid sequence: MTTFKAGTAAGSLAEFELGLQFRSSRSFPFRRDNPMKRLTAKQQTILSFIRVYRAKTGFSPTVREIASAFGIRSTNGVADHLKALEQKGHLKRLETMPRGIEVIENLRIQLCGDVS
- a CDS encoding GNAT family N-acetyltransferase gives rise to the protein MSNVIELNNIDELKDYRADWNRLLAVSPGGSFFQSPDWLEVYWRHFSEKQYLRVFVVRNADEITGVVPLCVRRITTKFGPCSILTFPFDDWGSVYGPISADPEATLTTVLDDVLQSRRDWDLIDLRCVDRDHFDGGATERAFQSLQMPFEIFPWNETMYINLDQTWENYLATRPRKARQTYLRAERKVAEDGEIEFLRYRPKGEAYGDADPRWDLYEQCLQVAGNSWQAASTDGTTLTHEKVAGFFRDSYESAVRAGAMDLNLISLSGRPAAFSFNYYHNGRLDGLKMGFDAQVSRNGLGRLLLGRMIHDSMDRGDLLLDMGCGAQDAKKYWYTSVEKGYRYVNYATTSPVGQVLKLSHQVAGWFRNRFSSSEESETSDVPQRALQETRH
- a CDS encoding GAF domain-containing protein, producing the protein MTELEQKSNTAEPANDMHANLFSGLMQQVTQGATLDSVLNSVYENFNSILPFNRIGCALIDESGERVVARWCRSETKVILGKNFSAPLKGSSLQFVLEQRRPRILNDLEEYLQKHPHSVSTRLIVNEGIRSSFTFPLTVEGHGIGFLFFSSTETNAYSKTHLALFKEIAGLLSLVILIASQRKQTTTSDREYIVLLNKLVSSASPRSAHVIQLVSQLAPGLSPQHITHYESAATLIETRDFISANDDREHEAIAAIINQIPELETVSTIIERFDNESDLLSLQIDSIQNEPLSLAANLIRTVQEYKKLEHAHSSNHLPFEHLRRQEEVFAPFIVDELERVIIASNGETTQQVTIKELVDGMIFKEHVVASDGAILVSSHHIVNRHIRQRLENYGNSGMRVMEPLLVTCSPETAT